The Phyllopteryx taeniolatus isolate TA_2022b chromosome 9, UOR_Ptae_1.2, whole genome shotgun sequence genome contains a region encoding:
- the LOC133484023 gene encoding myosin heavy chain, fast skeletal muscle-like isoform X2 — protein MSGDAEMECFGVAASYLRKPEKERIEAQNTPFDAKTAYFVSEANEMYLKGKLLKKDSGKASVETFCGKTLTVKEDEIFPMNPPKFDKIEDMAMMTHLSEPSVLYNLKERYAAWMIYTYSGLFCVTVNPYKWLPVYDSRVVAGYRGKKRIEAPPHIFSISDNAYQFMLQDRENQSVLITGESGAGKTVNTKRVIQYFATIAVPGGKKAETSGKIQGSLEDQIIAANPLLEAYGNAKTVRNDNSSRFGKFIRIHFATSGKLASADIETYLLEKSRVTFQLSAERSYHIFYQLMTGHKPELIEALLITTNPYDYHMISQGEITVKSIVDVDEFIATDTAIDILGFTAEEKISMYKLTGAVMQHGNMKFKQKQREEQAEPDGTEVADKISYLLGLNSADVLKALCYPRVKVGNEFVTKGQTVPQVNNSVSALCKSIYEKMFLWMVVRINEMLDTKQPRSFFIGVLDIAGFEIFDFNSLEQLCINFTNEKLQQFFNHHMFVLEQEEYKKEGIEWEFIDFGMDLAACIELIEKPMGIFSILEEECMFPKASDTTFKNKLYDQHLGKNKSFEKPKPTKGKAEAHFSLVHYAGTVDYNIVGWLDKNKDPLNDSVVQLYQKSSTKLLAFLYASHASAEAEGAGGKKGGKKKGGSFQTVSALFRENLGKLMTNLRSTHPHFVRCLIPNESKTPGLMENHLVIHQLRCNGVLEGIRICRKGFPSRILYGDFKQRYKVLNASVIPEGQFIDNKKASEKLLGSINVDHTQYKFGHTKVFFKAGLLGTLEEMRDEKLAELVTMTQALCRGYLMRREFVKMMARREAIFTIQYNVRSFMNVKTWPWMKLYFKIKPLLKSAETEKEMAQMKEDFGKTKEDLVKALAKKKELEEKMVSLLQEKNDLMLQVQSDGENLTDAEERCEGLIKAKIQLEAKLKETTERLEDEEEINAELTAKKRKLEDECSELKKDIDDLELTLAKVEKEKHATENKVKNLTEEMASQDETIAKLTKEKKALQEAHQQTLDDLQVEEDKVNTLTKAKTKLEQQVDDLEGSLEQEKKLRMDLERAKRKLEGDLKLAQESIMDLENDKQQSDEKIKKKEFELSQLLSKIEDEQTLGVQLQKKIKELQARIEELEEEIEAERAARAKVEKQRSDLARELEEISERLEEAGGATAVQIEMNKKREAEFQKLRRDLEESTLQHEATAAALRKKQADSVAELGEQIDNLQRVKQKLEKEKSEYKMEIDDLSCNMEAIAKSKANLEKMCRTLEDQLSEVKSKNDENVRQLNDISAQKARLQTENGEFTRQLEEKEALVSQLTRGKQGYTQQIEELKRHIEEEVKAKNALAHAVQSSRHDCDLLREQYEEEQEAKAELQRAMSKANGEVAQWRTKYETDAIQRTEELEEAKKKLAQRLQDAEESIEAVNSKCASLEKTKQRLQGEVEDLMIDVERANALAANLDKRQRNFDKVLAEWKQKYEESQAELEGSLKEARSLSTEMFKLKNSYEEALDHLETLKRENKNLQQEISDLSEQIGDTGKTIHELEKGKKTVESEKSEIQTALEEAEATLEHEESKILRVQLELTQVKSEIDRKLAEKDEEIEQIKRNSQRVIESMQTTLDAEVRSRNDALRIKKKMEGDLNEMEVQLSHANRQAAEAQKQLRNVQGQLKDAQLHLDEAIRGQEDMKEQVAMVERRNNLMLAEIEELRAALEQTERSRKVAEAELVDASERVGLLHSQNTSLINTKKKLETDLVQIQSEVDDAVQESRNAEEKAKKAITDAAMMAEELKKEQDTSAHLERMKKNLEVTVKDLQHRLDEAENLAMKGGKKQLQKLEARVRELEAEVEAEQRRGSEAVKGVRKYERRVKELSYQTEEDKKNVTRLQDLVDKLQLKVKAYKRQSEEAEEQANTHMSRLRKVQHELEEAQERADIAESQVNKLRAKSREIGKAKDAEE, from the exons ATGAGTGGTGACGCAGAAATGGAGTGTTTCGGCGTGGCGGCCAGCTACCTCCGCAAGCCAGAAAAAGAGCGTATCGAAGCCCAAAACACTCCCTTCGACGCCAAGACGGCGTACTTTGTGAGCGAAGCCAACGAGATGTACCTCAAGGGCAAACTGTTAAAGAAAGACAGTGGTAAAGCCAGTGTGGAAACTTTTTGTGGGAAG ACTCTCACTGTAAAGGAGGATGAAATCTTCCCTATGAATCCACCCAAGTTTGACAAGATTGAGGACATGGCCATGATGACCCACCTCAGCGAGCCTTCTGTGCTGTATAACCTCAAAGAGCGCTACGCAGCATGGATGATCTAC ACCTACTCCGGGTTGTTTTGCGTGACTGTGAACCCTTACAAGTGGCTCCCGGTGTACGACTCCAGGGTCGTAGCAGGATACAGAGGCAAAAAGAGGATTGAGGCTCCTCCCCACATCTTCTCCATCTCTGACAACGCCTATCAGTTCATGCTCCAAG ACAGAGAAAACCAGTCTGTCCTCATCAC tgGAGAATCTGGTGCAGGAAAGACTGTGAACACCAAACGTGTCATCCAGTACTTTGCGACAATCGCAGTGCCTGGAGGAAAGAAGGCTGAGACATCTGGCAAAATTCAG gGATCACTGGAGGATCAAATCATTGCAGCTAATCCCCTGTTGGAGGCTTATGGTAATGCCAAAACTGTGAGGAATGACAACTCATCCCGCTTT GGTAAATTCATTAGAATCCACTTTGCCACCTCGGGAAAGCTGGCCTCTGCAGATATTGAAACAT ACCTGCTAGAGAAGTCTCGCGTGACCTTCCAGCTGTCTGCTGAGAGAAGTTATCACATCTTCTATCAGCTCATGACAGGACACAAACCCGAGTTGATCG AGGCTCTCCTCATCACCACCAACCCCTACGACTATCACATGATCAGTCAGGGTGAAATTACTGTCAAGAGCATCGTTGATGTTGACGAGTTCATTGCCACTGAT ACTGCCATTGACATCCTGGGATTTACTGCTGAAGAGAAAATCAGCATGTACAAGCTAACTGGAGCTGTGATGCAACACGGAAACATGAAGTTCAAACAGAAGCAGCGTGAAGAGCAAGCCGAGCCCGATGGCACTGAGG TCGCTGATAAAATCTCATACCTCTTGGGCCTGAACTCTGCTGACGTCCTGAAAGCTCTGTGCTACCCGAGGGTCAAAGTCGGAAACGAGTTTGTGACAAAGGGTCAGACTGTGCCTCAG GTGAACAACTCTGTCTCTGCCCTCTGCAAATCTATCTATGAGAAAATGTTCTTGTGGATGGTGGTCAGAATCAATGAGATGTTGGACACCAAGCAACCCAGAAGCTTCTTCATTGGTGTTTTGGACATTGCTGGATTTGAAATTTTTGAT TTCAACAGCTTGGAGCAGCTTTGCATCAACTTCACCAATGaaaaactgcaacagtttttcaACCACCACATGTTTGTCCTGGAGCAAGAGGAGTACAAGAAAGAAGGAATTGAATGGGAGTTTATTGACTTTGGCATGGACTTGGCTGCCTGCATTGAGCTTATTGAGAAG CCAATGGGCATCTTCTCCATCCTTGAAGAGGAGTGCATGTTCCCCAAGGCTTCAGACACAACCTTCAAGAACAAACTGTACGACCAGCACCTTGGTAAGAACAAGTCCTTTGAGAAGCCAAAGCCAACCAAAGGCAAGGCTGAGGCCCACTTCTCCTTGGTGCACTACGCTGGCACTGTGGACTATAACATTGTCGGCTGGCTGGACAAGAACAAGGACCCTCTGAATGACTCAGTGGTTCAGCTCTACCAGAAGTCCTCTACCAAGCTGTTGGCCTTCCTGTATGCATCCCACGCCTCAGCAGAAG CTGAGGGTGCAGGTGGAAAGAAAGGTGGCAAGAAGAAGGGTGGCTCCTTCCAAACTGTGTCTGCCTTGTTCAGG GAGAATCTGGGCAAACTGATGACAAACTTGAGGAGCACACATCCTCACTTTGTGCGCTGCCTGATTCCTAACGAATCCAAGACACCAG GTCTGATGGAGAACCACCTGGTCATCCACCAGCTGCGTTGTAACGGCGTGCTGGAGGGCATTAGGATCTGCAGGAAAGGTTTCCCCAGCAGAATCCTCTATGGTGACTTCAAGCAAAG ATACAAAGTGTTGAACGCCAGCGTCATCCCTGAGGGTCAGTTCATCGACAACAAGAAGGCCTCAGAGAAACTCTTGGGCTCCATTAATGTGGATCACACACAGTACAAGTTTGGCCATACCAAG GTGTTCTTCAAAGCTGGCCTGCTGGGTACACTGGAGGAGATGAGAGACGAGAAACTGGCCGAGCTGGTCACAATGACTCAGGCTCTGTGCAGAGGTTACCTCATGAGACGAGAGTTTGTTAAGATGATGGCAAGGAG gGAGGCCATTTTCACCATCCAGTACAATGTCCGCTCATTCATGAATGTCAAAACATGGCCATGGATGAAGCTGTACTTCAAAATTAAACCTCTGCTCAAGAGTGCAGAAACTGAAAAGGAGATGGCCCAAATGAAAGAGGACTTTGGAAAAACCAAAGAGGATCTCGTAAAAGCGTTGGCCAAGAAGAAGGAACTGGAGGAGAAGATGGTTTCTCTCCTGCAGGAGAAGAATGATCTCATGTTGCAAGTGCAATCT gatggtGAAAATCTTACTGATGCAGAGGAAAGGTGCGAGGGTCTCATCAAAGCCAAAATCCAGCTTGAGGCCAAACTCAAAGAGACAACTGAGAGgctggaggatgaggaggaaatcAACGCTGAGCTGACAGCGAAGAAGAGGAAGCTGGAGGATGAGTGCTCCGAGTTGAAGAAAGACATTGATGACTTGGAGCTTACCCTGGCTAAAGTAGAGAAGGAGAAACATGCCACTGAAAACAAG GTCAAAAACTTGACTGAGGAGATGGCTTCTCAAGATGAGACCATTGCCAAGTTGACCAAAGAGAAGAAAGCCCTCCAAGAGGCTCATCAGCAGACCCTGGATGACCTTCAGGTGGAGGAAGACAAAGTCAACACTCTGACCAAGGCCAAGACAAAGCTGGAGCAGCAAGTGGATGAT CTTGAAGGATCACTGGAGCAAGAAAAGAAGCTCCGTATGGATCTTGAAAGAGCTAAAAGGAAGCTGGAGGGTGATCTGAAGCTGGCTCAGGAATCTATAATGGATCTTGAGAATGACAAGCAGCAGTCtgatgaaaaaataaagaa GAAGGAATTTGAGCTCAGCCAATTACTGAGTAAGATTGAAGATGAGCAAACTCTCGGAGTCCAATTACAGAAAAAGATAAAAGAACTTCAG GCCCGTAttgaggagctggaggaggagatAGAAGCTGAGCGGGCTGCTCGCGCCAAGGTAGAGAAGCAGAGGTCCGACCTCGCCAGGGAACTTGAGGAGATCAGTGAGCGACTTGAAGAGGCCGGCGGGGCCACCGCTGTTCAGATCGAGATGAACAAGAAGCGCGAGGCCGAGTTCCAGAAGCTGCGTCGTGACCTGGAAGAGTCCACCCTACAGCACGAGGCCACTGCTGCAGCTCTCCGCAAGAAGCAGGCTGACAGCGTGGCTGAACTTGGGGAGCAGATCGATAACCTACAGCGCGTCAAACAGAAGCTGGAAAAGGAGAAGAGTGAATACAAGATGGAGATTGATGACCTAAGCTGCAATATGGAGGCCATTGCCAAATCAAAG GCTAATCTTGAAAAGATGTGCAGGACATTAGAAGATCAACTGAGTGAGGTGAAGTCCAAGAATGATGAGAATGTCCGCCAACTAAATGACATTAGTGCACAAAAGGCAAGGCTTCAGACTGAGAATG GTGAATTTACACGTCAGTTGGAGGAAAAAGAAGCCCTGGTATCTCAGCTCACGAGAGGGAAGCAGGGTTACACTCAGCAGATTGAGGAGCTCAAGAGGCACATCGAGGAGGAAGTGAAG GCTAAGAACGCCCTGGCTCATGCTGTCCAGTCCTCCCGTCATGACTGTGACCTTCTGCGAGAGCAGtatgaggaggagcaggaggccaAAGCAGAGTTGCAGCGAGCCATGTCAAAGGCCAATGGCGAGGTGGCTCAGTGGAGAACCAAATATGAGACTGATGCTATTCAGCGCACTGAGGAACTTGAGGAGGCAAA GAAAAAGCTTGCCCAGCGTCTCCAGGATGCAGAGGAGTCCATCGAGGCAGTGAACTCAAAGTGTGCCTCCCTGGAAAAGACCAAACAGAGGCTGCAGGGTGAAGTGGAAGATCTGATGATCGACGTGGAGCGAGCCAACGCTCTGGCTGCCAACCTCGACAAGAGGCAGAGGAACTTTGACAAG GTTCTTGCTGAGTGGAAGCAGAAATATGAGGAGAGCCAGGCCGAACTGGAGGGATCTCTGAAGGAGGCCCGCTCACTCAGTACTGAgatgttcaaactgaagaaCTCCTATGAAGAAGCTCTGGACCACCTGGAGACCCTGAAGAGGGAGAACAAGAACCTGCAAC AGGAGATTTCCGACCTGAGCGAGCAAATTGGAGACACTGGAAAGACAATCCATGAACTTGAGAAGGGAAAGAAGACAGTGGAAAGTGAGAAGAGTGAAATTCAGACAGCTCTGGAGGAGGCAGAG GCTACTCTGGAGCACGAGGAGTCCAAGATTCTTCGCGTTCAACTCGAACTGACCCAAGTCAAGAGCGAGATCGACAGAAAACTTGCAGAGAAAGATGAGGAAATTGAGCAGATCAAGAGGAACAGTCAGCGGGTGATCGAATCCATGCAGACCACTTTGGATGCTGAGGTCAGGAGCAGGAATGATGCCCTGAGAATCaagaagaaaatggagggaGACCTGAACGAGATGGAGGTTCAGCTGAGCCATGCCAACCGCCAGGCAGCTGAAGCCCAGAAACAGCTGAGGAATGTCCAGGGACAACTCAAG GACGCCCAGCTTCATCTTGATGAAGCCATAAGAGGTCAAGAGGACATGAAGGAGCAGGTTGCCATGGTGGAGCGCAGGAACAACCTAATGCTGGCTGAGATTGAGGAGCTGAGAGCTGCTCTGGAGCAGACGGAGAGAAGCCGCAAAGTGGCTGAAGCTGAGTTGGTTGATGCCAGTGAGCGCGTTGGTCTGCTGCACTCTCAG AACACTAGCTTGATCAATACCAAGAAGAAGCTGGAGACCGACCTTGTCCAGATCCAGAGTGAAGTAGACGATGCTGTGCAAGAATCAAGAAATGCTGAAGAAAAGGCCAAGAAGGCCATCACTGAT GCTGCCATGATGGCAgaggagctgaagaaggagcAGGACACCAGCGCTCATTTGGAGAGGATGAAGAAGAACCTGGAGGTGACGGTCAAAGACCTGCAGCACCGCCTGGATGAGGCTGAGAATCTGGCCATGAAAGGGGGCAAGAAGCAGCTCCAGAAACTGGAGGCTCGG GTGCGTGAGCTTGAGGCTGAGGTAGAAGCTGAGCAGAGGCGAGGATCCGAAGCTGTCAAAGGCGTCCGGAAATATGAGAGAAGAGTGAAGGAGCTCTCCTACCAG ACTGAGGAGGACAAGAAAAACGTCACAAGACTGCAGGATTTAGTGGACAAGCTGCAGCTGAAGGTCAAGGCATACAAGAGGCAGTCGGAAGAGGCT GAGGAACAGGCCAACACTCACATGTCCAGGTTGCGGAAGGTTCAACACGAGCTGGAGGAGGCTCAGGAGCGCGCAGACATCGCAGAGTCACAGGTCAACAAGCTGAGGGCCAAAAGTCGGGAAATTGGAAAG GCGAAGGATGCTGAAGAATAA